A stretch of the Melanotaenia boesemani isolate fMelBoe1 chromosome 24, fMelBoe1.pri, whole genome shotgun sequence genome encodes the following:
- the LOC121635687 gene encoding uncharacterized protein LOC121635687 isoform X2, with product MAEESSTNELEGLEKQIQCLLSRYSGDEFQVDSEPFCSDFCKLVEEYASHWQVPLPQLRILEIALRYFARASTFFTSNCDHVHQTISSLALSIFELLLFFDQKDFNQEPLKNFTATFQECHLVLAEYQNVHLLQVEHLVQGDGPWASPALQGILSRSSLPQNEVEGCINSELPVFFELRVRYLLSCERVSEAMALAKCCADHPTAGQHLFFLQVYLSWLYKTSQHALLHKEVAEVNGKDAVHIICSLECEEKDELLLGLSTAFLSQQLCRGDMYYLCDLVLVWVNLHRRLKTSKQALQEECHRLMLSATNVKSIFPFIRAILQEVGAEGIQFCVELCAHALQACLPCDVVTKSLIYKTIAGLLSNDLEVCRTCALLVFFLERSVESYKMVYLLYMHPDQEYHMDDGPIRNNVRFETLQVLKKDLYFDPEFWNLIALRTSCLKLMSEKVVSAALEEIMEDKWISKYCAKEPSLQSRAAACRKGDRNELHAVAKKRHHKEDVDVVSKRLKMGANKMRLNDHAVRRKGNQGSQVLKQSSGALRRSFWQLDRMHSSLAFRYEEHRRTTRLSEKNPPKRRIRQPKWLLQDSGTLEENVSLKVKKNGLKRTKHIRSCVMKRSEHGQNKNTKLKPLINSHLKAKENDKVQNGFSADQSLQASPPQVILELSLPDNELLGSFAEDACSRPRGFPQVLLYKPTLKLPAAAQPAKPIHRKEVVLRARDATMFIQLLHCYARRQKGKGNGPNVHSSVSTITRSSVQGSPPKDPSEKAEMKEVTMSKTTVTAKDMGVLEKVPKIQSTKPLSQKASTRELSETSVELKVASQTTGADKVTNPPDSNRISKAQSTAKVSQSINYVRAHPENSSVKLRDTTLSQTSSAAEVVEVPDLCELPQIQTVASAKEPCEEPAVEMKVTIASQSTILEKVSKAPAVEQVSKARVSKTTTTVKIKRKATGENHSVSLHADVSSSESADPAPLYSQNVALRVGEEELMSLPSQGESGSNSVTASISTMDVTDALPKNSKGHVPCKNDTSPGTSVIRQNKPSETEASYVLIDQTSPSDISALTLVTEMVTELSPEQLSQKQETDKLQTPDSSTSKDSRDGRKSKVHHKTRTTSSCSTSEQDASVEDTQGEKGKANDPDDSSDSPENSELMEMVPESEESKLDFCCTFCSKEFKGSRVVEHAMFHFRKDECMFCRMTFKDDLLAMMHLSDHIEKLKRIKDQKNGVSDTVCTTTAKTPGCGSKGKQRKLTVSPKSGPSESRTLRSKDKQVCGTFPQEKPSRAKDLNNKTAVHKVNGHIGKKRELTRLKSNLDANQKPGLQETPQKRTRDGAASSSLEENNDIEIDSSAVSPQRDEFTHSTEDKKKKTESLQVLKMASKQNGNVPEEKNVEPQEKVFCPVDGCSWCTDLSKNRVALLYHALEDHYGDIKPLELAFRVGNSKCSICMRVCWSFEHFQHHVERHKLIPRHPCLHQGCMARFKTGMEMRRHARKHSPLQAVCCLPGCSKLFICLWALNLHERDHYASKSVKPDKNTSVQKGDKPSKAPIEKKPQSSEDTTASTAGKSTESVKAAHMLGQQATHDLEARKTSPVIKNEHKGSNVLTNLSNKDTSAQPAVRNLRLRQILRKVKARSTVPPASKVHKVISSSLLKHNRKVKLKLEEKQVKGNEKGLKRKGRPPKLNKAVHDENITAGQKLSSESVKISSVSNKLKVDKKQEVQNEVKATEKSAVDLKTETTEGKQTTRKHNISLANSSNQRLTSDLKTQKPNAVKAKNLHMFKKHYTTSDSSKAKKYKIVKSKVNKNAVEKKCHNQDPAMPSASKKPSKPKSQVKAKVAAVESSADEERKAKEENTGSSHHSVLSIPSKGLNLPSSSEKPQKVKRVDKLKKSVAKQGNSRCTASSDLGKVKKRNMEWSKKQVDKKLVKKKGQSKSQVKSLALKKMAEFKCEVQQQDEAKGKTTFEEGTTKEKASDATLNSPAPSEPAHMFNKTCLPAAPEINEQKVHKKEKSKKANVTSKSEANKASKKRRDSHKDDAKQLVKKKLKDHQTATKKSAKSAKVQPAAEESSAGESGKTLPSAAIDYFQMENGPASSEESKSTLSKDYRKRPYMRPPPTAYLDEKFITMPKKRKEMPVSVLLYGNAWKAAALQRQRCANCFATFDSTEELQNHLQLKKCSNLFGFDSDDEGNS from the exons ATGGCGGAGGAGAGCAGTACAAACGAGTTAGAGGGGctagaaaaacaaatacagtgTCTTCTAAGCCGTTACTCAGGTGACGAATTCCAAGTCGACAGTGAACCGTTCTGCTCTGACTTTTGCAAG TTGGTGGAGGAGTATGCCTCTCACTGGCAGGTGCCACTACCCCAGCTCAGGATCCTTGAGATAGCTTTGCGCTATTTTGCGCGAGCCTCAACTTTCTTCACATCAAACTGTGATCATGTGCACCAAACAATCAGTAGTCTGGCTTT GAGCATTTTTgagttgctgctgttttttgACCAGAAGGACTTCAATCAGGAGCCACTGAAAAATTTCACTGCTACATTCCAG GAATGTCATTTGGTTCTAGCAGAGTATCAGAATGTTCACTTACTTCAGGTGGAGCACCTGGTTCAGGGTGATGGGCCCTGGGCCAGCCCAGCCTTACAGGGAATCCTCAGCAGGTCCAGTTTACCTCAGAATGAAG TGGAAGGATGCATCAATTCTGAGCTTCCAGTGTTCTTCGAGCTGCGGGTTCGCTACCTTTTATCATGTGAGCGTGTTAGCGAAGCCATGGCCCTGGCTAAATGTTGTGCTGACCATCCCACAGCAGGACAACACTTGTTCTTCCTCCAGGTCTACCTCTCATGGCTTTACAAAACTTCACAGCATGCCCTGCTACATAAAGAG GTGGCTGAGGTTAATGGTAAAGATGCGGTACACATTATCTGTAGCTTGGAGTGTGAAGAAAAGGATGAGCTGCTTTTGGGTCTCAGCACAGCCTTCTTGTCACAGCAGCTCTGTAGGGGAGACATGTACTATTTGTG CGATCTGGTCCTAGTATGGGTCAATCTTCATAGAAGACTGAAAACATCCAAGCAGGCTCTTCAAGAGGAGTGTCATCGGCTGATGCTGTCTGCTACAAATGTCAAATCAATCTTCCCATTCATCAGAGCAATACTTCAAGAA GTGGGTGCAGAAGGAATCCAGTTCTGTGTGGAACTTTGTGCTCACGCCTTGCAGGCTTGTCTTCCCTGTGATGTTGTTACCAAGTCCCTAATCTACAAAACCATTGCTGGTCTGCTTTCCAACGATCTGGAGGTTTGCCGGACGTGTGCTCTTCTTGTCTTCTTCCTGGAGCGGTCTGTTGAATCCTACAAGATGGTGTACCTTCTTTACATGCATCCCGATCAGGAGTACCACATGGATGATGGCCCCATCAGAAATAATGTTCGCTTTGAAACCCTGCAG gtCTTGAAGAAGGATCTGTATTTCGATCCAGAGTTTTGGAACCTCATTGCTCTACGGACAAGCTGTTTAAAGTTGATGAGTGAGAAGGTGGTTAGTGCTGCTCTTGAAGAAATCATGGAAGACAAATGGATTTCCAAGTACTGCGCCAAAGAGCCATCTCTCCAATCAAGAGCAGCAGCATGTCGTAAAGGAGATAGAAATGAACTTCATGCTGTAGCTAAGAAGCGGCATCATAAAGAGGATGTGGACGTTGTATCCAAAAGACTTAAGATGGGTGCAAATAAAATGCGGCTTAATGACCATGCTGTAAGAAGGAAAGGCAACCAAGGATCACAAGTCTTGAAGCAATCTTCTGGTGCTTTGAGGCGCTCATTTTGGCAGCTAGACAGAATGCACAGCAGTTTAGCTTTCAGGTATGAGGAACACAGACGCACTACAAGACTCTCGGAGAAGAACCCACCCAAACGAAGGATTAGACAACCCAAGTGGCTCCTGCAAGACTCAGGAACTCTTGAAGAGAATGTTTCTCTGAAGGTTAAAAAGAATGGATTGAAACGGACAAAGCACATTCGCTCATGTGTCATGAAAAGGTCTGAACATGGTCAGAACAAGAACACCAAACTCAAACCTTTGATAAACTCTCATTTAAAGGCGAAGGAAAACGACAAAGTCCAGAATGGGTTTTCGGCAGACCAGTCTTTACAAGCTAGCCCTCCTCAAGTTATCCTGGAGCTTTCCCTACCAGATAATGAACTGTTGGGCAGCTTTGCTGAAGATGCTTGCAGCAGACCCAGAGGGTTCCCTCAAGTGCTTCTTTACAAACCTACATTaaaacttcctgcagctgcacaACCTGCCAAGCCTATACATCGCAAAGAGGTGGTTCTCAGAGCACGAGATGCAACTATGTTCATACAGCTGTTGCACTGCTATGCTCgcagacaaaaaggaaaaggcaATGGGCCGAATGTTCACAGCTCTGTATCAACAATCACACGCTCATCAGTACAGGGTAGCCCTCCAAAGGATCCATCAGAAAAGGCTGAGATGAAAGAGGTAACCATGTCTAAGACAACAGTAACTGCTAAAGACATGGGAGTCTTAGAGAAAGTCCCTAAAATTCAAAGTACAAAACCATTGTCACAAAAAGCATCAACTAGAGAGCTTTCTGAAACGTCTGTTGAGTTGAAAGTTGCCTCACAGACAACTGGGGCAGACAAAGTGACTAACCCCCCGGATTCAAATAGGATCTCTAAAGCTCAGAGCACAGCGAAAGTCTCACAAAGCATCAATTATGTCAGAGCTCACCCTGAAAACTCTTCTGTTAAGCTGAGAGATACCACATTGTCACAGACTTCATCAGCCGCTGAAGTAGTAGAAGTCCCCGATTTGTGCGAGCTCCCTCAAATTCAGACTGTTGCTTCGGCTAAAGAGCCCTGCGAGGAGCCTGCTGTTGAGATGAAAGTCACCATTGCCTCACAGTCaacaattttagaaaaagtCTCCAAGGCTCCAGCTGTGGAACAGGTCTCCAAAGCTCGGGTTTCAAAAACCACAACAACAGTCAAGATTAAGAGGAAAGCTACTGGTGAAAACCATTCAGTCTCGCTTCATGCTGATGTTTCAAGCAGTGAATCTGCAGATCCTGCTCCCTTATACTCTCAAAATGTTGCCCTGAGAGTTGGGGAagaagagctcatgtcacttcCATCTCAGGGTGAAAGTGGTAGCAATTCTGTCACTGCCAGTATTTCCACAATGGATGTCACAGATGCTTTACCTAAAAACTCAAAAGGACACGTGCCTTGTAAAAATGACACAAGCCCTGGAACAAGTGTTATTAGGCAAAATAAGCCATCAGAAACAGAGGCTTCTTATGTTCTTATAGACCAGACAAGTCCAAGTGACATATCTGCTCTGACACTAGTAACAGAAATGGTCACTGAACTTTCACCTGAGCAGCTTTCTCAAAAACAGGAGACTGACAAACTGCAAACGCCAGACAGTAGTACATCTAAAGATTCAAGAGATGGAAGAAAGTCTAAAGTGCATCACAAGACACGGACTACCTCCAGCTGCTCTACATCAGAACAGGATGCCTCTGTAGAAGACACTCAAGGGGAAAAAGGGAAAGCAAATGATCCGGATGATAGTTCAGATTCACCTGAAAACAGTGAGCTTATGGAAATGGTACCAGAATCAGAGGAATCAAAGTTGGACTTTTGTTGTACCTTCTGCAGCAAGGAATTTAAGGGAAGTCGAGTTGTAGAGCACGCAATGTTCCATTTTCGTAAAGACGAGTGCATGTTTTGTAGGATGACATTTAAAGATGACCTGTTGGCCATGATGCACCTGTCCGATCACATAGAGAAGCTAAAGAGGATCAAAGACCAAAAAAATGGGGTCTCAGACACTGTCTGTACCACCACGGCTAAAAC CCCTGGCTGTGGAAGCAAGGGGAAACAGAGGAAATTGACAGTCTCTCCAAAATCGGGTCCGTCTGAATCCAGAACATTAAGATCTAAAGACAAACAGGTTTGTGGTACATTTCCACAAGAAAAGCCAAGCAGGGCAAAGGATCTCAATAACAAAACTGCTGTTCACAAGGTAAATGGACACATTGGCAAAAAGAGGGAGCTGACAAGACTGAAAAGCAACTTGGATGCCAACCAGAAGCCTGGACTGCAAGAGACCCCCCAAAAAAGAACACGTGATGGAGCTGCGAGTTCAAGTTTGGAAGAAAACAACGATATTGAGATTGATTCTTCTGCAGTTTCACCACAGAGAGATGAGTTTACTCATTCCacagaagacaaaaagaaaaagacagaatcTCTGCAGGTCCTGAAGATGGCTTCAAAACAAAATGGGAATGTTCCtgaagagaaaaatgttgagCCACAAGAGAAAGTTTTCTGTCCTGTGGATGGCTGCTCTTGGTGCACAGACCTGTCAAAGAATCGAGTTGCTCTCTTGTACCATGCTCTTGAAGATCACTACGGTGATATCAAACCTTTGGAACTGGCTTTCCGTGTCGGAAATAGTAAATGCAGTATTTGCATGAGGGTGTGTTGGAGTTTTGAACATTTTCAGCACCATGTTGAAAGACACAAACTCATTCCACGGCATCCTTGCCTTCATCAGGGTTGTATGGCCAGGTTCAAAACCGGGATGGAAATGAGACGGCATGCCAGGAAGCATAGTCCACTGCAGGCAGTGTGCTGTCTTCCAGGATGTTCCAAgctatttatttgtctttgggCACTGAACCTTCACGAAAGGGACCACTATGCTTCCAAGTCAGTTAAACCTGACAAGAACACCAGTGTGCAGAAAGGTGACAAACCTAGTAAAGCACCGATTGAGAAGAAACCTCAGAGTTCAGAAGATACTACTGCCTCTACTGCTGGGAAAAGCACTGAGAGTGTCAAGGCTGCTCATATGTTAGGACAACAGGCAACACATGACTTGGAGGCAAGAAAGACTTCACCTGTGATAAAAAATGAGCACAAGGGTTCAAACGTGTTGACAAATCTCTCTAATAAGGACACATCTGCACAGCCTGCCGTTCGTAATCTTAGATTAAGACAAATATTACGGAAAGTTAAAGCAAGAAGTACAGTTCCTCCAGCTTCCAAAGTTCATAAAGTCATCTCGTCATCGTTGTTGAAGCACAATAGAAAAGTGAAGCTGAAACTGGAGGAAAAGCAGGTAAAAGGAAACGAAAAAGGCCTGAAAAGAAAAGGCCGTCCTCCTAAGTTGAATAAAGCTGTGCATGATGAAAACATTACAGCTGGTCAAAAGCTTTCTTCAGAATCAGTGAAGATTTCAAGCGTGAGTAACAAGTTAAAAGTAGACAAAAAGCAGGAGGTCCAGAACGAAGTTAAAGCTACAGAGAAGTCAGCAGTGGATTTAAAGACGGAAACAACAGAGGGAAAGCAGACTACAAGGAAACACAATATATCTCTCGCTAACAGTTCAAACCAGCGTCTGACCTCAGACCTCAAAACACAAAAGCCAAATGCTGTTAAAGCAAAGAATTTgcatatgtttaaaaaacattacacaACCTCAGATTCCAGCAAGGCAAAGAAGTACAAGATTGTGAAAAGTAAAGTGAACAAAAATGCTGTCGAGAAAAAATGTCACAACCAAGATCCGGCCATGCCGTCGGCTTCGAAAAAACCGTCCAAGCCCAAATCTCAAGTGAAGGCCAAAGTTGCAGCGGTAGAAAGTTCTGCTGATGAAGAGAGAAAAgctaaagaagaaaacacaggtTCATCACATCACTCTGTGCTCTCTATTCCAAGCAAAGGCTTGAACCTGCCATCCTCTTCTGAAAAACCACAGAAGGTGAAAAGAGTGGATAAGTTGAAGAAATCTGTTGCGAAACAAGGGAACAGTCGGTGTACTGCATCTTCAGACTTAGGCAAGGTGAAGAAGAGGAATATGGAGTGGTCAAAGAAACAGGTGGACAAAAAGTTAGTCAAGAAAAAGGGTCAAAGCAAAAGTCAAGTCAAAAGCTTGGCCTTGAAAAAGATGGCAGAGTTCAAATGTGAAGTCCAACAACAGGATGAGGCCAAAGGAAAGACCACTTTTGAGGAGGggacaacaaaagaaaaggccTCAGATGCAACACTTAACAGTCCTGCTCCATCAGAGCCGGCTCACATGTTTAATAAGACTTGTCTGCCTGCTGCCCCTGAAATAAATGAGCAGAAAgtacacaaaaaggaaaaatctaaaAAGGCAAATGTGACGAGTAAGTCAGAGGCAAACAAAGCAAGTAAGAAGCGCAGGGATAGTCACAAAGATGATGCAAAACAGCTtgtaaagaagaaattaaaagatCATCAAACAGCAACTAAGAAGTCTGCAAAGTCTGCAAAAgttcaaccagcagcagaagaaagtTCTGCAGGTGAGTCGGGAAAAACTTTACCATCAGCAGCTATCGATTACTTTCAAATGGAGAACGGACCAGCATCAAGTGAAGAATCCAAATCCACGCTGAGTAAAGATTACAGGAAGCGGCCGTACATGCGTCCGCCACCCACTGCATACCTGGACGAGAAGTTCATCACCATGCCAAAGAAAAGGAAGGAGATGCCGGTCTCCGTGCTGCTTTATGGAAACGCCTGGAAGGCCGCAGCTCTGCAGAGACAACGATGTGCCAACTGCTTCGCAACGTTCGACAGTACGGAGGAGCTGCAGAACCATCTCCAGCTGAAGAAGTGCTCAAACCTGTTTGGATTCGATTCTGATGATGAGG GGAACAGCTGA